A genomic region of Xiphophorus couchianus chromosome 18, X_couchianus-1.0, whole genome shotgun sequence contains the following coding sequences:
- the znf296 gene encoding zinc finger protein 296, whose amino-acid sequence MSRRKLGSRPQHLSAIQDVCDMEEAADPPGDHHLPPPPLPQVRAPEDDLLTCGQCSQAFPLAHILAFIQHKQGGCVSRSPGSGATPPSPAGQAGRQRVAGVEPQPGFIELRRGASRGRSWGDESGLSVKADLSKPGCEEPAFFTCFQCDGVFYSAWALLQHAQHTHSFSIYQEDEDDDAYMGGREGLKENKPAAAVLDPRHLSQALASAFQPTAQRRSRQNQAASVSLQAMNFSVRLRELAEGNNTSLTSPMAPVLSPSSSPPVASTFPQSGALQADFHCELCNQNFHSLRALSAHRRTHACDRPYHCGVCGQAFAQSGQLARHIRGHHREAAGGGSGCESVEAVLMEEDIGRQGAQGRLQGPGMMGKELDLTLPKHPTVASGLMLLNSHLRPPDRELLRLYPNHRAGGEEAAEGQGEPQPASPCASPSEGSLESGETGGSGESGIASGNCTPKRPEMGERARGVGEWENEQGELVEREKEWASGMQEWQRDFERRSAAGAAIAGANASSTPGPTGKKKKDEACEYCGKQFRNSSNLTVHRRSHTGERPYRCGLCNYACAQSSKLTRHMKTHGAQGAKASFLCQLCAVPFTVYATLEKHLKKVHGLSHANVGAYAQASAADTLAALRAGEEAGVGVVKMEEDEAGLESKAQGYADRDMEVEEGRGSPAAVEDLPHESIAEAGLAVGPAH is encoded by the exons ATGTCCAGGCGCAAACTTGGGAGCCGACCGCAGCACCTGAGTGCGATTCAAG ATGTCTGTGATATGGAGGAAGCTGCCGACCCGCCAGGCGACCaccaccttcctcctcctcctcttccacaGGTCCGAGCCCCAGAGGATGACCTCCTGACCTGTGGGCAGTGCAGCCAGGCCTTCCCCCTGGCCCACATCCTGGCCTTCATCCAGCACAAGCAGGGCGGCTGCGTCTCACGGAGCCCAGGCTCCGGGGCCACTCCCCCGTCACCCGCCGGTCAAGCCGGGCGCCAGCGGGTCGCCGGCGTCGAGCCGCAGCCCGGCTTCATCGAGCTCCGGAGAGGGGCTTCCAGGGGCCGGTCCTGGGGGGACGAGTCCGGCCTGAGCGTGAAGGCGGACCTCAGCAAACCAG GATGTGAAGAGCCCGCCTTTTTCACTTGCTTTCAGTGTGACGGCGTGTTTTACTCAGCGTGGGCGCTCCTCCAACACGCCCAGCACACGCACTCCTTCAGCATCTACCAGGAGGATGAGGACGATGACGCCTACATGGGAGGAAGAGAGGGTCTGAAAGAGAACAAGCCCGCAGCAGCCGTTCTGGACCCGCGCCACCTGAGCCAGGCTCTCGCCTCCGCCTTCCAGCCCACCGCCCAGCGGCGCTCGCGTCAGAACCAAGCCGCCTCGGTTAGCCTCCAGGCCATGAACTTCTCCGTGCGACTCCGGGAACTCGCTGAGGGGAACAACACAAGCCTCACCTCCCCCATGGCGCCCGTGTTGTCTCCGTCCTCGTCTCCGCCGGTAGCGTCGACGTTTCCTCAGTCTGGCGCCCTGCAGGCCGATTTTCACTGTGAGCTGTGCAACCAGAACTTCCACTCGCTGCGCGCCCTGTCTGCCCACCGCCGGACTCACGCCTGCGACAGGCCCTATCACTGTGGGGTGTGTGGGCAGGCCTTCGCTCAGAGCGGGCAGCTCGCTCGCCACATCAGGGGCCACCACCGGGAGGCTGCGGGCGGAGGAAGTGGGTGCGAGTCGGTGGAGGCGGTTCTGATGGAGGAGGATATTGGGAGGCAGGGGGCCCAGGGAAGGCTTCAGGGGCCAGGGATGATGGGAAAAGAGCTGGATCTGACCCTCCCCAAGCACCCGACCGTAGCGTCAGGCCTAATGCTGTTGAACTCCCATCTCAGACCACCGGACAGGGAGCTACTGAGGCTGTACCCAAACCACAGAGCCGGAGGCGAGGAGGCGGCGGAGGGGCAGGGGGAGCCGCAGCCCGCATCGCCCTGCGCCAGCCCCTCCGAAGGCTCCCTAGAGAGCGGAGAGACGGGAGGAAGCGGGGAGAGCGGCATCGCCAGTGGCAACTGCACGCCCAAACGCCCGGAAATGGGCGAGAGAGCGCGGGGGGTTGGAGAGTGGGAGAACGAACAAGGAGAACTCGTCGAGAGGGAGAAGGAGTGGGCCTCCGGCATGCAAGAGTGGCAGAGAGACTTTGAGCGGCGAAGCGCTGCAGGAGCCGCCATCGCCGGGGCGAACGCCAGCTCCACTCCAGGTCCCActgggaagaagaagaaagacgaGGCCTGCGAGTACTGTGGTAAGCAGTTCAGAAATAGCAGCAACCTGACAGTGCACCGCCGAAGCCACACGGGTGAGCGGCCGTACCGCTGCGGCCTCTGCAACTACGCCTGCGCCCAGAGCTCCAAGCTGACTCGCCACATGAAGACCCATGGTGCCCAGGGGGCCAAGGCCTCCTTCCTATGCCAGCTGTGCGCCGTGCCCTTCACCGTGTACGCCACCCTGGAGAAACACCTGAAGAAAGTCCACGGCTTGAGCCACGCCAACGTTGGGGCGTACGCGCAGGCCAGCGCCGCGGATACCTTGGCCGCTTTGAGAGCGGGAGAGGAAGCGGGAGTCGGGGTGGTGAAGATGGAGGAGGATGAGGCGGGTCTGGAGAGCAAGGCACAGGGTTACGCAGACAGAGACATGGAGGTGGAAGAAGGTAGAGGGAGTCCAGCAGCAGTGGAGGATCTCCCGCATGAAAGCATTGCTGAGGCGGGCCTAGCTGTGGGTCCTGCTCACTGA